The Egicoccus sp. AB-alg6-2 genome contains a region encoding:
- a CDS encoding aspartate aminotransferase family protein has translation MSEDEYPEAAPDPSGLPLDPCAAQTQDLLDQASTLVAALFDGVGDRPVEAPRVDPGLVTALAEDRPGAAVPLESALSTLMQAIAQGQESRSGGHLAYIPGSGLLTATLGEMLASASNRYTGLPAPSPAAVALESGVLHWLCELFGMPPGSQAVLLSGGSMANLTALVAARERHAAGQPQFATVYVGEQAHASVRKAARTIGILPGNVRVCPSADGMRLDLDALRVLIKQDRSDGLLPTAVVAAAGTTNTGAVDRLSALADLAAELGVWLHVDGAYGGFFQLTERGRRRLEGIEGADSITLDPHKSLFLPFGTGALVVRDRQTLSDAFGEEADYLRDLPDSDQLPEFAELTPELTRAWRGAKLWLPLKVHGLPPFVEALDLALDLAAWAHDELAALPGVTTCGVPDLSIIGFRVPGDDAAQDAALAHVNADGRVSLSSTHLEGRVVLRLAVLSHRTRRHHVAHAIDRVRAFVDGRTD, from the coding sequence GTGAGCGAGGACGAGTATCCCGAGGCCGCCCCGGACCCGAGCGGCCTGCCGCTCGATCCGTGCGCGGCACAGACGCAGGACCTGCTCGACCAGGCGTCGACGCTGGTCGCCGCCCTCTTCGACGGGGTGGGCGACCGCCCGGTCGAGGCGCCGCGGGTCGACCCCGGCCTCGTCACGGCGCTTGCCGAGGACCGTCCCGGGGCCGCGGTTCCGCTCGAGTCCGCCCTGTCGACGTTGATGCAGGCGATCGCCCAGGGGCAGGAGAGCCGCAGTGGCGGTCACCTGGCCTACATCCCGGGAAGCGGCCTGCTCACCGCCACGCTCGGCGAGATGCTCGCCAGCGCGTCCAACCGCTACACCGGGTTGCCGGCGCCGTCACCCGCCGCGGTGGCGCTTGAGTCGGGCGTGCTGCACTGGTTGTGTGAGCTGTTCGGGATGCCGCCCGGTTCGCAGGCCGTGCTGCTCTCCGGTGGGTCGATGGCCAACCTGACCGCGCTGGTCGCCGCCCGGGAGCGCCACGCCGCGGGGCAGCCCCAATTCGCCACCGTCTACGTCGGCGAACAGGCTCACGCCTCGGTTCGCAAGGCGGCCCGGACGATCGGCATCCTGCCGGGCAACGTGCGGGTGTGTCCGTCCGCCGACGGGATGCGCCTCGACCTCGACGCGCTCCGGGTGCTGATCAAGCAGGACCGCAGTGATGGTCTGCTGCCCACGGCCGTCGTCGCCGCGGCGGGCACCACCAACACCGGCGCCGTCGACCGGCTGTCGGCGCTGGCCGACCTCGCCGCCGAACTGGGGGTGTGGCTGCACGTCGACGGGGCCTACGGTGGCTTCTTCCAGCTGACGGAACGGGGCCGCCGTCGTCTCGAGGGCATCGAAGGCGCCGACTCGATCACCCTCGATCCCCACAAGTCGCTGTTCCTGCCGTTCGGGACCGGTGCGCTGGTCGTCCGCGACCGTCAGACGCTCAGCGACGCGTTCGGCGAGGAGGCCGACTACCTGCGTGACCTGCCGGACTCCGACCAGCTGCCCGAGTTCGCCGAGCTCACGCCTGAACTGACCCGTGCGTGGCGGGGGGCGAAGCTCTGGCTGCCGCTGAAGGTCCATGGCCTGCCGCCGTTCGTCGAGGCGCTGGACCTCGCGCTCGACCTCGCCGCGTGGGCCCACGACGAACTCGCCGCGCTGCCCGGCGTCACCACGTGCGGAGTTCCGGACCTGTCCATCATCGGGTTCCGGGTTCCGGGCGACGACGCCGCGCAGGACGCCGCGCTGGCACACGTCAACGCCGACGGGCGGGTCAGCCTCTCCAGCACCCACCTCGAGGGCCGCGTCGTGCTGCGCCTCGCGGTGCTCTCGCACCGCACCCGTCGCCATCACGTCGCGCACGCCATCGACCGCGTGCGCGCCTTCGTCGACGGCCG
- a CDS encoding Lrp/AsnC family transcriptional regulator, translating to MSFQADALDIELLTRLRDDGRASVTALAEQLPLSRSAIHQRLERLREAGVLRGFSPVVDSRKLGLGIAAVVLLSAGPGTTLDWETVRAGVLALPHVEYAALMTGEADVLLLVRVADFEELRGFLLEEIRRLTGARGTLTSLVLDEVVRRPFLLPGD from the coding sequence GTGTCGTTTCAGGCTGATGCACTCGACATCGAACTCCTCACGCGCCTGCGTGACGACGGCCGGGCCTCGGTCACGGCGCTGGCCGAACAGCTGCCGCTGTCGCGTTCGGCCATCCACCAGCGACTGGAACGCCTCCGCGAGGCCGGGGTGCTCCGAGGGTTCTCGCCGGTGGTGGACAGCCGCAAGCTCGGCCTCGGGATCGCCGCCGTCGTGCTGTTGTCCGCCGGCCCGGGCACGACCCTCGACTGGGAGACCGTGCGGGCAGGCGTGCTTGCGCTCCCCCACGTGGAGTATGCGGCGCTGATGACCGGCGAGGCGGACGTGCTCCTGCTGGTCAGGGTCGCCGACTTCGAGGAGCTGCGGGGCTTCCTGCTCGAGGAGATCCGTCGACTCACCGGCGCACGGGGCACGCTGACCTCGCTGGTCCTCGACGAGGTCGTCCGCCGCCCGTTCCTGCTGCCGGGCGACTGA